A genomic region of Pelodiscus sinensis isolate JC-2024 chromosome 17, ASM4963464v1, whole genome shotgun sequence contains the following coding sequences:
- the MATR3 gene encoding matrin-3 isoform X3: MGDRSMLQQSTNPAPGILGPPPPPFHLGPPIGPRGAGNGNMPGPRHMQKDRMETSRVVHIMDFQRGKNLRYQLLQLVEPFGIITNHLILNKINEAFIEMSTTEDAQAAVEYYMTTPALVFGKPVRVHLSHKYKRIKKPEGKPDQKTEPPKPEPGRVIHLSNLPHSGYSDNAVIKLAEPYGKIKNYILMRMKSQAFIEMETREDALAMVEHCSNKALWFQGRCVKVDLSEKYKKLVLRIPNKGVELLKKDKARKRTYSPDSKDSPSDKKSKTDGTQKTESGSAEDKDKEEKQEDDAEKSAAKGSEQTDQDEPNLLLESEDELLVDEEEAAALLESGSSAGDDTDVANLGDVAAEEKKDAADDTTTKTEGNVGATPAAKKKLKKRYVGGFPQSMEGFVTLDEVGDEEDSDHQKLRKSGMVVKSAGKGDDSLAEIKVDKIEEPEQENETLENGTKTEENIKTEPVEASDNTATQDTEKNTNENTDTQDEQETKSIQEKAVVPDEYRIGPYQPNVPVGVNYVVPKTGFYCKLCSLFYTNEDVAKKTHCSSLPHYQKLKKILDKMAEDHRQKKEA; the protein is encoded by the exons AT GGGTGATCGGTCTATGTTACAGCAATCTACAAATCCTGCACCAGGAATTTTGgggcctcccccacctccttttcatCTTGGACCACCAATTGGACCGAGAG gggctggaaatggaaaCATGCCAGGACCGCGACATATGCAGAAAGACAGAATG GAAACAAGCAGAGTTGTTCACATTATGGATTTTCAGAGGGGGAAAAACCTGAGGTACCAATTGCTGCAGCTTGTTGAGCCATTTGGAATAATTACAAATCATCTGATTCTAAACAAAATTAATGAG GCATTTATTGAAATGTCCACCACTGAAGatgcccaggctgcagtggaATATTATATGACAACACCAGCTCTAGTATTTGGCAAACCCGTAAGAGTGCACTTATCCCATAAGTATAAAAGAATAAAG aaaccagaagggaagcCTGACCAAAAAACTGAGCCACCAAAGCCAGAACCTGGTCGTGTGATTCACCTCAGTAATTTACCTCATTCAGGATATTCCGACAATGCTGTAATCAAACTAGCTGAGCCGTATGGAAAAATAAAGAATTACATACTGATGAGAATGAAAAGCCAG GCTTTCATAGAGATGGAAACCAGAGAAGATGCTTTGGCAATGGTGGAGCATTGTTCAAACAAAGCACTTTGGTTCCAGGGTAGATGTGTGAAGGTGGACTTGTCTGAAAAATACAAGAAGCTGGTATTAAGG ATTCCCAACAAAGGAGTTGAACTACTGAAAAAAGATAAAGCTAG aaagaggacaTATTCTCCAGATAGTAAAGACTCTCCAAGTGATAAAAAATCTAAGACAGATGGAACTCAGAAAACTGAAAGTGGCAGTGCTGAAGATAAAGATAAAGAGGAGAAACAGGAAGATGATGCTGAGAAATCAGCTGCAAAGGGTAGTGAACAGACAGACCAAGACGAACCTAATTTACTCCTTGAATCTGAAGATGAGCTGCTAGTAGAtgaggaagaagcagcagcattgcTGGAAAGTGGCAGCTCAGCAGGCGATGACACTGATGTTGCTAATTTAGGTGATGTGGCTGCTGAAGAAAAAAAGGATGCAGCAGATGACACTACCACAAAAACTGAAGGAAATGTTGGAGCTACCCCTGCAGCAAAGAAGAAACTTAAAAAG CGATACGTGGGTGGCTTCCCCCAGAGCATGGAAGGTTTTGTCACTCTAGATGAGGTTGGTGATGAAGAAGACTCAGATCATCAGAAACTGCGTAAATCAGGGATGGTGGTTAAATCAGCTGGAAAAGGTGATGATAGTTTGGCTGAAATTAAAGTAGACAAGATTGAGGAACCAGAGCAAGAAAATGAGACATTGGAAAATGGTACCAAAACTGAGGAGAATATAAAGACAGAACCTGTTGAAGCTTCTGATAACACGGCAACCCAGGATACGGagaaaaatacaaatgaaaatacaGATACACAGGATGAACAAGAAACAAAAAGCATCCAGGAGAAAGCTGTTGTGCCAGATGAATATAGAATTGGACCGTATCAGCCAAATGTTCCTGTTG GTGTGAATTATGTGGTACCCAAAACAGGGTTTTATTGCAAACTGTGTTCCTTGTTTTACACAAATGAAGATGTTGCAAAAAAGACCCATTGCAGCAGCCTTCCACATTATCAAAAGTTGAAG AAAATTCTGGATAAAATGGCAGAAGATCACAGGCAAAAGAAAGAAGCTTAA